The genomic window GACACGCACGCACGATTCAGACATGAAATCAATCAGCTGAGACGATCGCACGCGGGGCTGGAGCCTAACAGCCCGCACGCGGGGCTGGAGCCTAACAGCCCGTTTGTTTGGCTGGGCCTCATCGTTGTAAATTTCCAGGTAGAacgatatttttctttcacataaATTAAttagcagtacttctttacgaaccaacAACAATACAAACCAGCCAAACTAACGGCCGTAAACTTTTCAATTGAACACCATTCAGGTACTAGAGGTAAAGTAATTACACATTGCATGACTGCATCAAGGCTTTTCCTATCACCACCGATTCAACACCATCAGCACACTCACCGCTGCTAAAACGAAACAATTCATCTGAGGACGAAGAAGTGTCAAGAGATTCATGAAACTTCAACAAAGAATAAACAGCACACGACAAACGCCCTACGACAAACGCAAGAAGACAGAACAGAAAGATctctttgtttttcttcttcttccgaaCCTTCCATGAGTTACCGAATGACCACTACGCTGCTGCCTGACAAGTGACAAGAACACAGGTGATCGAACGGACCTCAGCTCTGGCGGATCGATCCGGTGGTCCTCAGCGGCCGGTCGTCCGCCTCGTCCAAGGACGCGCTCCGGCCGGACCGCGCCGCCGTCGACGCCGACGCCATGCCGCCGAGCGTCTCGATGCGCGCCACGATCTCGGGCATCGCCGGCCGCTGGTCCGGGGCGGGCTCGGTGCAGTCCATGGCCAGCCGcagcatctccaccatctcctccTCGGCGCCCGGGTGCCTGAGCAGCTCCGTGTCGAACACCTCGGACGTCCACTCCTCCTCCACCACGGAGCGCGCCCACCGCGGGAGGTCCACGCCCTCGTCGTGCAGCACCGCGTGCGTCGGCGCCTTCCCCGTCAGCAGCTCCAGGAGCAAcacgccgaagctgtacacgtcggCCTTCTGCGATACCCGGCGCGGGTCCGCCACCACCTCGGGCGCGCGGTACCCCGAGACGCGGGTCGTCGGCGCGCCCGCGGGGCCGACGAGGTGCGCGAGCCCGTGGTCGGCCACGCGCGCGTCCACGGAGCGGCTGAGGAGGATGTTGGAGGACTTGATGTTGCCGTGCGTCACCATGGAGCCCGTCGCGTGGATGTACTCGAGGCCGCGCGCCGTGGCCAGCGCGATGCGCCTCCTCGACTCCCAGCTCAGCGGCGACCGGCCGGAGCCGCGGTTGCCTGCAATGCAATTAGGAACCCCGTCAGAAAACCTGATTCAATTCGGTCATCAAAACAGAGAGGGGTCGGTTGACATCGACAAGAACGAACAGAGCACGTACCGTGAAGCATGGAGGAAAGGCTGCCCATGGCCACGAACTCGTACACCATGAGCTTCTCGTCCTTGCTGAAGTAATAGGCCTGCAGGGGCACGACGTTGGGATGGTCGATCCCGCCGATGGCCGCGACCTTGTCCCGGAACTCGCGCTCCGGCAACGAGGTCTCTTTGAGGCGCTTCACCGCCATGACCGGCCCAGACTCGATCGCGGCCTTGTACGTGGTGCCGTACGTGCCCTTGCCAAGAACCTCGGCGGACGCGCGCAGCAGGTCCTCGAGGTCGTAGGGCCGAGGAATCCTACCGAAGAAGAGAAGCTTCTTCCGTCCCGCGGCTGCGGCTGGTGGGACTGAAGGCAGCGGCGGTCGCGCGTCTGAGACGCGTGGAGTGTAGCCGTTGGGGCTCATTGCCTCTTTGCTGTGCAGGGCCAGCTCCGCCGCAACGGCGTCATGGTTGCGGTAGGTTGGTCTCGGCTCCCGGCGCAGCGCGCCACACGCGAGGACGAGGACGGCCGCGATGAGCAGGAAGCCAAAGGCGCAGCCAATCACAATGCCAGCGATGGCGCCGCCGGCGAGGTGATGCCTGCCTCGTCTGCGGCTGTCAGTCGTCGGGGCCGGTGCTTCGGGCGGGAGCGTGGGAGACTGAGAGGACGGCGCTTCGGAACTCGGCGCTCGGCACGGTGGGAGGGGCTTGCCGCACAACGGCATGCCGAGGAAAGACGTGGCCGGCATGCCGCCGAAGTTCGTGGGTATCTCGCCGCTGAGGTTGTTGAAGGAGACGTTGAACGAGGTGAGCGACGGCATGCTGACATTCGGCAGCTCACCGGTGAGGCGGTTGCCGTCCAGGAAGAGCAGCTGCAGCCGCCCGTTCTTGGCAATGGCCGGCGATATCCTCCCCGAGAAGCGGTTCTCCGCGAGGTTGAGCTGCGTCAACGCCGGCAGCGCCAGCACCTCCGCGGGGAGCTCGCCGGAGAGGAGGTTGGACTGCAAGTTGATCACCCGGAGCTCGACGCAGGAGGCCAGGTCCCGAGGCAGCGTGCCGGAGAGCGCGTTGTACCGCAGCGACAGCACGGCGAGCTTGGTGAGCTCGCCGAGCGGGCCGACGGGGAGAGCGCCCCGGAGGCCTTCCCCGGGCAGGTGGATCTCCGTGACGCGGCTCCCGGTGCAGACGATGCCCGTCCAGGAGCAGGTCGGCTGGGACGAGTTCCACGACACGGTCGCCGACCCGAACGGCGCGAGGAAGGCCTGCAGCGCCGCGGTGTCCGAGGCCAGGTCGTCGGCGCCCCGGGCCGCGCCGGCCGCCagggccagcagcagcagcagcacggcggcggcgcgcggcgggAGCATGGCTGGCTGTGTCGCGCCGCGCCTTTTCTTTCCACCCCGGGCGGCCTGATCACACCATGCGGGGGCAGCTGCtgggggagggagaggagggaaGACCGGAAGAATGGAAACAAGACAGTCGAATATCGGAAAgaagcttctttttttttttttccggCGCTGGGCTGTTTAGGTGCAGCTGGCGCCTGTACAGTGGGGAAAGACGAGGGGGGTCCAAGCCCGCAACGGTGCGTGAATTGTGATCCACGGTGAGATTTGGACGGTTTCTGCACCGCCGGATGGAACGTTCTATGGCCCTGATGCAAGAGTCTTGGGCAGTGAGAAAAAAAAGGGGAGTTGCTACGTGCTGAATGAGAAACAGATGTCAATCTGAGCTGGAATCGTATCGATCAAATCAACAAGTGTTGTTATGTGTGTTAGGCAATGTTTGGTATGACagacaacagcctacacaaatcATGTACCGCATCCCTCCTACTTGTAATAAAGAAAGACGATCCTAATCCAGCTCGCTTGATGGACGGACGTCACGCAACTTGGCGCGTCGCGGCGAGATGCACGCCAAGAGTTGTTCTGCTGCCATGGCACGACCAAGAGAGTAAACGGCCGCGGCGAGCTCGACCGGATCTTGGAGCCGTAACCGTCAGCACCGGTGGGTGGCCAGTAAATGTCATGATGGGGTTGATGGCGTAGTCGTCGGGACTGTTTCGCAGTAATCACTGTCACCATAGATGCAGCAGTGGTGCTAGCTCCCAAGCTACCGACGTCAACCGCCTTTCGTTTCTGTTAAGCCGTGGCGTGCAGTCAGCCACTGACAGAAAGCCGAAGCACTTCGGTCCGGTTTGATTCCAAGCTCCTAAAATTATTTTAGGAGCTAAAAGTTTTAGAAATTTTAGGAGACCGAAAAAATCTCATAAAAGAGTGTATAAATACAATAGCAAAAAGACCATGCAACCCTTCCTCTTTACCCCTGCTCCTCTGCTCCCGTTGTGGCCCTcgctctcctcctcctcgccgtctcCGCGGAGGTGGCCATCTCGACGGACGGGAGCGTGAGCAGCTCAACCACGTGCCGCCGCCTCGTCTTGGTCGCGGCCTTCCCCCTGCCCGTCGGGGAGCACGAGCGGCGGAGCACGGGTGGTGACAGGGGTCCGGCCCCCTTTGTCCATTATTTCTCTATTTGCCATCTTCTTCCTACGGCCAcgggaaaaagaaaagggaagcCCGACGGCCAACGCCCAAGCCCCCGGGTGGCCACGTCCCCGTCCCGGCAGCAGCaccctgatgaggacatcccttctattgatacaaccacacctgctcCACAACTAAGGTCCGATGGCAAGAGCTTGAAcacgacaacttaattatcagataaagtcgttcctcgctgttcatacaaactcgtctcagaattggatgctactaaatcataggtgatgattgtcttattcttaggaatgttggtcaagaccccattgcctcatgtttagaccccatgatgaggatggagcagccgaacaagtgggaatcatcattaatggggcgcttagctcatctcgagacagtaggaaacactccatcaaaaataccataactccttgatacgagatccaataAAGCTGGTTTTTGGCTTGTTGGAAAGAGCTCGTCGTCCTCTTTCAGATGGGTCTAACTCCACTATCATAATCTACCTGAAGCTGTGTGCAGCAAGCAAAATGATGCATAGACCTACAGCTTGGGCCTAGGCCTTGTACTGACTAGAGCCCATTGGGGGAtgcccagattagggtttcccccccccccttgtgctctcctccttataaatagaactAGTAGCCATCATaatgagggtgggttttgtttagatgcaagatagctgctgcttcttccttgtaaacgcgtgtgtcggttagaccacccgatttacttgtttcaagaccccaacttgtgattcaaattcagcctttggcttaaatccgtgagttatttgcttgttcatcttgttcttgcttgttctcgattgcttgcaggttcatggtgttcttgacacggcaagaacatcacaatcggagccggtgtacctgttgctaaggcgcaacaaccttgtggtcgttgtagtcggacagccaacgttgaatccaccccaaatcgagtttatccacactcaccgaaagatcaggaacaaccccttgtcccatcatgtggtaatcagagcaaggttctttggtgagtgatttaccgttcattactttacctatagtctagaaatataaaaataggatagaactgaaattccaaacataagtttgagccttgctgatctgcttagttctttgcttgttgagtttgtggtttacatcgtggtgtcaagtgctggttcttaggttctaatcctttagagtttcgagttcttgtcacgtttcaGTCACCACATAATCCGTTGTTGCCTTTCCCCCCACTTCAGCCGCTGCAATCTCCACcaataccaccaccaccaccaccaaaagcaCCGCTGCTCTCTCCACCTTTTCGCTGAAACCCTCAccatcatcaccttcagtagcgcatacacaaacactaccttatgcacctgtccttttggtgcaaatctgagtacactcagttttgaaaataagagagttcaaattgcatatttgtactacttgttgcaatccttatccctagtaaaagaaagtctatgctacttGTTGCATTCTTATTATAATCATATTGCAAAAGTTCAGTTTGTGCTACttgtcgaaaagaaaagaaaagaaaaagaaaacacaatagaaaatagaaaatagaaaagaaaaagaaaggaaaaggaggaaagaaagaaacaaaaaaagaagggttaagttgatgccatttactctcatcatttccattgtttgctactgtct from Miscanthus floridulus cultivar M001 chromosome 11, ASM1932011v1, whole genome shotgun sequence includes these protein-coding regions:
- the LOC136493099 gene encoding probable inactive receptor kinase RLK902; protein product: MLPPRAAAVLLLLLALAAGAARGADDLASDTAALQAFLAPFGSATVSWNSSQPTCSWTGIVCTGSRVTEIHLPGEGLRGALPVGPLGELTKLAVLSLRYNALSGTLPRDLASCVELRVINLQSNLLSGELPAEVLALPALTQLNLAENRFSGRISPAIAKNGRLQLLFLDGNRLTGELPNVSMPSLTSFNVSFNNLSGEIPTNFGGMPATSFLGMPLCGKPLPPCRAPSSEAPSSQSPTLPPEAPAPTTDSRRRGRHHLAGGAIAGIVIGCAFGFLLIAAVLVLACGALRREPRPTYRNHDAVAAELALHSKEAMSPNGYTPRVSDARPPLPSVPPAAAAGRKKLLFFGRIPRPYDLEDLLRASAEVLGKGTYGTTYKAAIESGPVMAVKRLKETSLPEREFRDKVAAIGGIDHPNVVPLQAYYFSKDEKLMVYEFVAMGSLSSMLHGNRGSGRSPLSWESRRRIALATARGLEYIHATGSMVTHGNIKSSNILLSRSVDARVADHGLAHLVGPAGAPTTRVSGYRAPEVVADPRRVSQKADVYSFGVLLLELLTGKAPTHAVLHDEGVDLPRWARSVVEEEWTSEVFDTELLRHPGAEEEMVEMLRLAMDCTEPAPDQRPAMPEIVARIETLGGMASASTAARSGRSASLDEADDRPLRTTGSIRQS